One Chromatiaceae bacterium genomic region harbors:
- a CDS encoding endonuclease/exonuclease/phosphatase family protein — protein sequence MIKVMTFNIRMGLANDGINHWRHRKSLALARINAFAPDLLGLQECCDDEAQAGFLKQHLPRYEFYGVQRGGNSGAAMEMAPALIKKSSFNVLEQGCFWLSETPEKIGSLNWDSAFPRTCLWFRLWHRKKDRELIFLNTHFDYQPIAMIESAKVLRAWLGKYADMPLIVTGDFNANKQSDPYRILTNILLDARPNHDNTFHDYGKINTDCPIDWILVSTHFEIKYSRIDCYHENDVYPSDHYPLLATLDWKS from the coding sequence ATGATTAAGGTAATGACTTTTAATATTCGCATGGGCTTGGCTAATGACGGCATAAATCATTGGCGGCATCGAAAATCCTTAGCTTTAGCACGAATCAATGCCTTTGCACCAGACTTACTGGGCCTACAGGAGTGCTGTGATGACGAGGCACAGGCAGGATTCTTGAAACAGCATTTACCGCGTTATGAATTTTATGGCGTACAACGTGGCGGCAATAGTGGCGCAGCCATGGAAATGGCTCCAGCCTTGATTAAAAAATCCAGTTTTAACGTGTTGGAGCAAGGTTGTTTTTGGCTGAGTGAAACACCTGAGAAAATAGGTAGTCTGAATTGGGACTCGGCGTTTCCCCGTACCTGTCTGTGGTTTCGTTTGTGGCATCGTAAAAAGGATAGAGAGTTAATTTTTTTAAACACGCATTTTGATTATCAACCGATTGCCATGATTGAATCCGCTAAGGTGTTGCGCGCTTGGCTTGGAAAATATGCCGATATGCCGTTGATTGTTACAGGGGATTTCAATGCCAATAAACAGTCTGATCCCTATCGTATTTTAACAAACATCTTATTGGATGCTCGCCCAAATCATGATAATACGTTTCATGACTATGGCAAGATTAACACAGATTGCCCGATTGATTGGATATTGGTGTCCACGCATTTTGAAATAAAATATAGTCGAATAGACTGTTATCATGAAAATGATGTCTATCCATCGGATCATTATCCTTTGCTTGCAACATTGGATTGGAAATCCTGA
- the rpmB gene encoding 50S ribosomal protein L28, whose product MSKVCQVTGKRPLSGCNVSHAHNKTKRRFLPNLHFHRYWVESENRWVRLRLSTSAMRLIDKKGIDAVIAEMRDRGDKV is encoded by the coding sequence ATGTCCAAAGTCTGCCAAGTAACCGGTAAGCGCCCGCTTTCTGGTTGCAACGTCTCCCACGCTCACAATAAGACCAAGCGTCGGTTCCTGCCGAACCTGCACTTCCATCGTTATTGGGTAGAGAGCGAGAACCGCTGGGTGCGCCTGCGCCTGTCCACCAGTGCGATGCGCTTGATCGACAAGAAAGGTATCGATGCAGTGATCGCCGAGATGCGCGATCGCGGTGACAAGGTCTGA
- the rpmG gene encoding 50S ribosomal protein L33: protein MAKAARDKIRLISSAGTGHFYTTTKNKRNMPGKMEIKKFDPVVRQHVLYKEGKIK, encoded by the coding sequence ATGGCCAAGGCAGCACGTGACAAGATCCGCCTGATTTCCAGCGCCGGCACCGGTCATTTCTATACGACCACCAAGAACAAGCGCAACATGCCCGGCAAGATGGAAATCAAGAAATTCGACCCGGTCGTGCGCCAGCACGTCCTCTACAAGGAAGGTAAGATCAAGTAG
- a CDS encoding ABC transporter ATP-binding protein, translating to MTDHVPALEVIGLSVVYGSGPTAVHAVNGVDLAVHPGEILALMGPSGSGKTTLLMVMGCLLHASDGTVRVEGRDIGTLNTAELARLRLARMGFIFQSYNLFPALTALENVQLALELKGRDLAEGVELLERVGLGERLRNYPKQLSGGEKQRVAIARALAGHPAILLADEPTAALDSTNGRAVVKLLGDLAHDLGRAAVIVTHDPRVGELSDRVIHFEDGRIVG from the coding sequence ATGACCGATCATGTCCCCGCCCTGGAGGTGATTGGGCTGTCCGTCGTCTATGGCAGCGGGCCAACAGCCGTGCATGCCGTCAATGGAGTCGATCTGGCGGTGCATCCGGGTGAGATCCTGGCCCTCATGGGCCCCTCCGGGAGCGGCAAAACCACCCTGCTGATGGTCATGGGTTGCCTGCTGCACGCCAGTGACGGCACGGTGCGGGTCGAGGGCCGGGATATCGGTACCCTCAACACTGCGGAGCTGGCGCGGCTGCGGCTGGCGCGCATGGGCTTTATCTTCCAAAGCTACAATCTGTTTCCTGCCCTCACCGCCCTGGAGAATGTCCAGTTGGCCCTGGAACTGAAGGGTCGGGATCTGGCGGAGGGGGTGGAGCTTCTGGAGCGGGTAGGCCTGGGGGAACGGCTTCGCAACTACCCCAAGCAACTCTCGGGTGGCGAGAAACAGCGGGTTGCCATCGCCCGCGCCTTAGCGGGTCATCCCGCTATCCTGCTGGCGGACGAGCCCACCGCCGCCCTGGACTCCACCAATGGCCGCGCCGTGGTCAAGCTGCTGGGCGACCTGGCCCACGACCTGGGGCGCGCGGCGGTGATCGTCACTCATGATCCGCGGGTGGGCGAGCTTTCGGACCGGGTCATCCATTTCGAGGATGGGCGGATTGTGGGCTGA
- a CDS encoding ABC transporter permease yields the protein MAWLLAWRNLAHDRSRFVVTLVGIIFAVVLIAMQLGLFLGFSDATTVIVRHTHADFWIVARGAQNFEISLPMKDRELYLARSVPGVAEAERLLVQFVPWKKPGGGDESIIIVGFDLNSGLAGPWNLVAGRLEDLRQPDAVMVDRVYMEKLGIASTGTELEINGRRARVVGLTQGIRSFTTSPWVFASFRTAQGFSRLAEDESNYVIGTFAPGADPVAVRTALAQALPRSDVYLSDDFAARTRDYWMFTTGAGASVLVSALLGLLVGSVIVAQVLYATTVDHLTEFGTLSAMGAPRDFIYKVILGQAAISATLGHIPGIILALLLAEASSLSAAVVLVPWELAIGLYGVTLVMCMLASLISIRKAMGIDPAMVFQR from the coding sequence ATGGCCTGGCTGCTCGCCTGGCGCAACCTGGCTCATGATCGCTCCCGGTTCGTCGTCACCCTGGTCGGCATCATCTTCGCCGTCGTCCTGATCGCCATGCAGCTCGGCCTCTTCCTGGGCTTCTCCGACGCCACCACTGTCATCGTCCGCCATACCCACGCGGATTTCTGGATCGTCGCCCGGGGCGCCCAAAACTTCGAGATCTCCCTGCCCATGAAGGACCGCGAGCTCTACCTGGCCCGCTCCGTGCCTGGCGTGGCCGAGGCGGAGCGGCTCCTGGTGCAATTCGTCCCCTGGAAGAAACCCGGCGGCGGGGACGAGAGCATCATCATCGTAGGCTTCGATCTCAATTCGGGCCTGGCCGGACCCTGGAATCTGGTGGCGGGGCGGCTGGAGGACCTGCGCCAGCCCGACGCGGTCATGGTGGATCGGGTGTACATGGAAAAACTGGGCATTGCCAGCACCGGAACCGAACTGGAGATCAATGGCCGGCGGGCGCGGGTAGTGGGTCTCACCCAAGGCATCCGCTCCTTCACCACCTCCCCCTGGGTGTTCGCCTCCTTCCGCACCGCCCAGGGCTTCTCGCGGCTCGCCGAGGACGAGTCCAACTACGTCATCGGGACCTTCGCGCCCGGGGCGGACCCGGTCGCGGTTCGCACTGCCCTGGCCCAGGCCCTGCCACGCAGCGATGTCTATCTGAGCGACGATTTCGCCGCCCGCACCCGCGATTACTGGATGTTTACCACCGGCGCCGGGGCCTCGGTACTGGTCTCCGCCCTGCTGGGACTCCTGGTAGGCTCCGTCATCGTGGCCCAGGTGCTGTACGCCACCACGGTGGACCATCTGACCGAATTCGGCACCCTCAGCGCCATGGGGGCCCCGCGGGACTTCATCTATAAGGTCATTCTGGGTCAGGCGGCCATCAGCGCCACCCTGGGCCATATCCCGGGGATCATCCTCGCCCTGCTCCTGGCCGAGGCCAGTTCCCTGTCCGCCGCTGTGGTCCTGGTCCCCTGGGAGCTGGCTATCGGCCTTTATGGGGTCACCCTGGTCATGTGCATGCTGGCGTCCCTCATCTCCATCCGCAAGGCCATGGGCATAGACCCGGCCATGGTTTTCCAGCGGTGA
- a CDS encoding efflux RND transporter periplasmic adaptor subunit, with product MYRHFSLPPRSAILLLVTASLILAEGVRGAPTDMPVPIPRTAIAALGRVEPISEEIRIAAAMTGRLADVPLEEGDPVKKGEVVATLENADHLARVRAAEANVAIAKAGLDRVINGARPAERAEAAAAVREAEALLVRAERELNRQQGLAEKRLGSGQDLDNATSEQEVGRARLTRAREHLAVVDAPAREDERAKAEAEVLLAEARLAEFQAIYQKSFVRSPIDGVVLRRIRRAGEQVTELGDTPILAVGDISRLRVRAEIDEADINLVRLGQQARIEADAYGDRHFKGQVARLGNLMGRKRVLSEDPGERQDTRVLEVLIDLEADAQLPAGLRVDVFIAIGEPG from the coding sequence ATGTACCGCCATTTTTCCCTACCGCCACGGTCGGCCATCCTGCTTCTGGTAACCGCGAGCTTGATCCTGGCCGAAGGGGTCAGGGGGGCGCCCACCGACATGCCGGTCCCCATTCCACGCACGGCAATCGCCGCCCTGGGGCGGGTAGAACCCATCTCGGAGGAGATCCGGATCGCGGCGGCCATGACCGGGCGGCTGGCGGATGTGCCGCTGGAGGAGGGCGATCCGGTCAAAAAAGGCGAGGTGGTGGCGACCCTGGAAAACGCGGATCACCTGGCGCGGGTGCGCGCCGCCGAGGCTAATGTCGCCATCGCCAAGGCGGGGCTCGACCGGGTGATCAATGGCGCCCGCCCCGCGGAGCGCGCGGAGGCGGCCGCGGCGGTACGGGAGGCCGAGGCCCTGCTGGTGCGGGCCGAACGGGAGTTAAACCGCCAGCAAGGACTGGCGGAGAAGCGGTTGGGTAGTGGCCAGGACCTGGACAACGCCACCAGCGAGCAGGAGGTCGGCCGCGCTCGCCTGACCCGCGCCCGGGAACATCTGGCGGTGGTGGACGCCCCGGCGCGGGAGGATGAGCGCGCCAAGGCGGAGGCCGAGGTGTTACTCGCCGAGGCGCGGCTGGCGGAATTCCAGGCCATCTATCAAAAATCCTTCGTGCGCAGCCCCATCGATGGCGTGGTGCTGCGTCGCATCCGCCGCGCCGGGGAACAGGTGACCGAGTTGGGCGATACGCCGATCCTGGCCGTGGGCGACATCTCCCGCCTGCGGGTGCGCGCCGAGATCGATGAGGCGGATATCAACCTGGTGCGCCTTGGCCAGCAGGCCCGTATCGAGGCTGATGCCTATGGTGACCGCCACTTCAAGGGCCAGGTCGCGCGCCTGGGTAATCTCATGGGGCGCAAGCGGGTGCTCTCGGAGGACCCAGGAGAGCGCCAGGATACCCGGGTCCTCGAGGTCCTGATCGATCTGGAGGCGGATGCCCAGCTCCCGGCGGGTCTGCGGGTGGACGTCTTCATCGCCATCGGGGAGCCGGGGTAG
- a CDS encoding nucleotide pyrophosphohydrolase, with product MADSLDELNRRLLAFARARDWEQFHSPKNLAMALAGECGELLEHFQWLNEAQSAQLAEDKKFAVGQEMADILIYLIRLAERLDLDLIAAAEAKITHNEQRYPIARVRGDARRADEYPD from the coding sequence ATGGCTGACAGTCTCGACGAACTCAACCGCCGCCTGCTCGCCTTCGCCCGCGCCCGGGACTGGGAGCAATTCCACTCGCCCAAAAACCTGGCCATGGCCCTGGCGGGTGAGTGCGGCGAGTTGCTGGAACACTTTCAGTGGTTGAACGAGGCTCAGAGCGCCCAACTGGCCGAGGACAAGAAATTCGCCGTTGGCCAGGAAATGGCCGATATCCTCATCTATCTCATTCGCCTGGCGGAGCGCCTGGACCTGGATCTGATCGCCGCCGCCGAGGCCAAGATCACCCATAACGAGCAGCGCTATCCCATCGCCAGGGTCCGGGGCGACGCCCGCCGGGCGGATGAATACCCGGACTGA
- the argH gene encoding argininosuccinate lyase, whose translation MNHHPANEPPASFKPWAGRFNEPTDAFVEAFTASVDFDRRLYAYDIQGSIAHATMLARQGILSEVERDAIVAGLERVKARIEAGDFAWSIPLEDVHMNVESALTADIGEAGKKLHTGRSRNDQVATDVRLWLRAEIDVLGPAIARLQAALLDLAEREVETIMPGFTHLQVAQPISFGHHMLAWFEMLERDRERLADCRRRLNVLPLGAAALAGTTYPIDRHLTAALLGFDRPAENSLDAVSDRDFAIEFTAAASILMMHLSRFSEELILWSSAQFGFVDLSDSFCTGSSIMPQKKNPDVPELVRGKTGRIFGHLMALLTLMKGQPLAYNKDNQEDKEPLFDTVDNLKGCLKVFADMMARLTCNRERMRAAARQGFATATDLADYLVRRGIPFRDAHEIVGKAVALGVREGRDLSELSLAELQSFSPLIGAEVFDCLTLEGSLAARDHIGGTAPRQVRAALVRAQARLREAGL comes from the coding sequence ATGAATCATCACCCCGCCAACGAACCGCCTGCCAGCTTCAAGCCCTGGGCTGGGCGCTTTAACGAACCTACCGACGCCTTTGTCGAGGCCTTCACCGCCTCCGTCGATTTCGACCGCCGGCTCTACGCTTATGACATTCAGGGCTCCATCGCCCACGCCACCATGCTGGCGCGCCAGGGCATCCTGAGCGAGGTTGAGCGGGACGCCATCGTCGCCGGCCTGGAGCGGGTGAAGGCGCGCATTGAGGCGGGTGACTTTGCCTGGTCCATCCCCCTGGAAGACGTCCACATGAATGTGGAATCCGCCCTCACCGCCGACATCGGCGAGGCCGGGAAAAAGCTCCATACCGGCCGCTCGCGCAACGACCAGGTGGCGACGGACGTGCGCCTCTGGCTGCGCGCCGAAATCGATGTCCTGGGCCCGGCCATCGCCCGCCTCCAGGCCGCCTTGCTGGACCTGGCCGAGCGCGAGGTGGAGACCATCATGCCGGGCTTTACCCACCTTCAGGTGGCCCAGCCCATCAGCTTTGGCCACCACATGCTGGCCTGGTTCGAAATGCTGGAACGGGATCGGGAGCGCCTGGCGGACTGCCGCCGCCGCCTCAATGTCCTGCCCCTGGGGGCCGCCGCCCTGGCCGGCACCACCTATCCCATCGACCGCCACCTGACCGCCGCCCTGCTCGGCTTCGACCGCCCAGCGGAAAACTCCCTGGACGCCGTCTCCGACCGGGACTTCGCCATCGAATTCACCGCCGCCGCCAGCATCCTCATGATGCACCTGTCGCGCTTCTCCGAGGAGCTGATCCTCTGGTCCTCCGCCCAATTCGGCTTCGTGGATCTCTCGGATTCCTTTTGCACCGGCTCCTCCATCATGCCGCAGAAGAAGAACCCGGACGTCCCCGAGCTGGTACGCGGCAAGACAGGGCGCATCTTCGGTCACCTCATGGCCCTGCTGACCCTGATGAAGGGCCAGCCCCTGGCCTACAACAAGGACAACCAGGAGGACAAGGAACCCCTCTTCGACACGGTGGACAATCTCAAGGGCTGCCTCAAGGTCTTTGCCGACATGATGGCGCGCCTGACCTGCAACCGGGAGCGGATGCGCGCGGCGGCCCGCCAGGGCTTCGCCACCGCCACCGACCTGGCGGACTATCTGGTACGGCGTGGTATTCCCTTCCGCGACGCCCACGAAATCGTCGGCAAGGCCGTGGCCCTGGGGGTGCGGGAGGGGCGGGACCTCTCCGAACTCAGCCTGGCGGAGCTTCAGTCCTTCTCGCCCCTGATCGGCGCGGAGGTGTTCGACTGCCTGACCCTGGAAGGCTCCCTGGCCGCCCGCGACCACATCGGCGGCACGGCGCCGAGGCAGGTGCGGGCCGCCCTGGTCCGCGCCCAGGCGCGGCTGAGGGAGGCTGGCTTGTAG
- the hemC gene encoding hydroxymethylbilane synthase, translating into MAEIIRIATRKSPLALWQAEHVSAALRRAHPGLQVEIMGMTTRGDKILDAPLAKIGGKGLFVKELEQGLMDGSADIAVHSTKDVPVELPEGLFLPVILEREDPRDAFVSNRFERLADLPQGARVGTSSLRRQCQLTARRPDLNIQPLRGNVNSRLAKLDGGEFDAILLAAAGLMRLGFEARIRSRLSIDESLPAIGQGAVGIECRIDDARVLALLAPLHHPETATRVAAERAMNRRLHGGCQVPIAGHALAKGDELWLRGLVGTPDGTCLLVAEQKAPRAQAEELGIQVAEALNAQGAQAILQALAEA; encoded by the coding sequence ATGGCCGAGATAATCCGCATCGCCACCCGTAAATCCCCCCTGGCCTTGTGGCAGGCCGAGCATGTCTCCGCTGCCCTGCGCCGCGCTCATCCCGGTCTTCAGGTGGAGATCATGGGCATGACGACCCGGGGCGATAAAATTCTCGACGCCCCGCTGGCCAAAATTGGTGGCAAGGGGCTCTTTGTCAAGGAATTGGAGCAGGGTCTCATGGATGGTTCGGCGGATATCGCCGTCCATTCCACTAAGGACGTACCGGTGGAATTGCCCGAGGGCCTCTTTCTGCCGGTCATCCTGGAGCGCGAGGACCCCCGCGATGCCTTCGTCTCCAACCGCTTCGAGCGGCTGGCGGATCTGCCCCAGGGGGCGCGTGTCGGCACATCCAGCCTGCGCCGTCAGTGCCAACTCACCGCCCGGAGGCCCGACCTGAATATCCAACCTTTGCGCGGCAACGTTAACAGCCGCCTGGCCAAGCTCGACGGGGGTGAATTCGACGCCATCCTCCTGGCTGCCGCGGGCCTGATGCGCCTGGGCTTCGAGGCGCGCATCCGCTCCCGGCTGAGTATCGACGAGAGCCTGCCGGCCATCGGTCAGGGGGCCGTCGGTATCGAATGCCGAATCGACGATGCCCGGGTCCTGGCCCTGCTGGCGCCCCTGCATCACCCGGAGACGGCCACGCGGGTGGCGGCCGAGCGCGCCATGAATCGCCGTCTCCATGGTGGCTGCCAGGTCCCGATCGCGGGTCACGCCCTCGCCAAGGGCGACGAACTCTGGCTGCGCGGCCTGGTGGGGACCCCGGATGGGACCTGCCTGCTGGTGGCCGAGCAGAAGGCGCCCCGCGCCCAGGCGGAGGAACTGGGGATCCAGGTGGCGGAGGCGCTGAATGCCCAGGGTGCCCAGGCCATCCTCCAGGCCCTGGCGGAGGCGTGA
- a CDS encoding uroporphyrinogen-III synthase has protein sequence MPRVPRPSSRPWRRREVKSRPCDLAGRGVLVTRPRAQAAGLCDLIVAAGGRAIAFPTIEIEAAGDPERARGLLAAPADLLFFASRNAVDYALPLLPGGVLPTRPRLAAVGQATAAALTAAGRAPDLVPAGRYDSESLLALPALQELAGLRALIVRGEGGRPLLGETLRARGAEVAYAEVYRRALPEVQPATILAGWEREVQFVTATSGEILDNLLRMLGAAGRDRLLATPLAVVSERTRQEALRLGFARVELAERADDSALVQALCRLAALAPDGV, from the coding sequence ATGCCCAGGGTGCCCAGGCCATCCTCCAGGCCCTGGCGGAGGCGTGAAGTGAAGAGCCGCCCCTGCGATCTGGCCGGGCGGGGCGTCCTGGTGACCCGGCCCCGGGCCCAGGCCGCGGGTTTGTGTGATCTGATTGTCGCCGCTGGTGGCCGAGCCATCGCCTTCCCGACCATCGAAATCGAGGCCGCGGGTGATCCGGAGCGCGCCCGGGGCCTCCTGGCCGCGCCGGCGGACCTGCTGTTCTTCGCCAGCCGTAATGCCGTGGACTATGCCTTGCCCCTCTTGCCCGGTGGGGTTCTGCCAACCCGGCCGCGCCTGGCGGCGGTGGGACAGGCCACCGCTGCGGCCCTGACCGCGGCGGGCCGGGCCCCGGATCTGGTGCCGGCGGGCCGTTACGACAGCGAGTCCCTCCTCGCCCTGCCAGCACTCCAGGAACTCGCCGGCCTGCGGGCGCTCATTGTGCGCGGCGAGGGGGGGCGGCCCCTCTTGGGCGAGACCCTGCGGGCGCGGGGCGCCGAGGTGGCCTATGCCGAGGTCTATCGTCGCGCCTTGCCCGAGGTCCAGCCCGCCACCATCCTGGCGGGCTGGGAGCGGGAAGTCCAGTTCGTCACCGCCACCAGTGGCGAGATTCTCGATAACCTGCTGCGGATGCTGGGCGCTGCGGGCCGGGACCGCCTCCTGGCCACGCCCCTGGCGGTGGTCAGTGAGCGCACCCGCCAGGAGGCCCTGCGCCTGGGCTTTGCGCGGGTCGAACTGGCCGAGCGAGCCGATGATTCGGCCTTGGTCCAGGCCCTGTGCCGCTTGGCGGCCTTGGCGCCGGACGGGGTTTGA
- a CDS encoding glycosyltransferase family 9 protein, with protein MTPPSRILLIRLSAIGDIVMASPLIAALRRAYPQAHIAWLVQAEGAPLLRHHPDLNQVILWSRAEWRALWRARRWGELWRGVRALRAELRRPGFDWVIDLQGLLKSGLPAGLTGARVRIGLGSREGSQWLMTRVVPRGGDPEEIGSEYRFLAEQLDLPLADFAMTLVPGAEDRAWARALIAREGLADGYVVCCPFTTRPQKHWFEDRWARLAVELHRAFGWRVLLLGGPGDTEAGARIQRLAAAERVVADGAEVAEGALPPREHGPGLINLAGATSLLQAAALIEASRLLIGVDTGLSHMGIAFGRPSLLLFGSTCPYRKTGRDNARVLYHHRPCSPCKRRPTCQGAFDCMRDITIAEVLAAARDLLEGSP; from the coding sequence ATGACCCCGCCGTCGCGCATCCTCCTGATCCGCCTTAGCGCCATTGGCGATATTGTCATGGCCTCGCCGCTGATCGCCGCTTTGCGGCGGGCCTATCCCCAGGCCCATATCGCCTGGCTGGTCCAGGCCGAGGGGGCGCCCCTGCTACGGCATCATCCCGATTTGAATCAGGTCATCCTCTGGTCCCGCGCCGAGTGGCGGGCCCTGTGGCGCGCTCGGCGCTGGGGGGAGCTGTGGCGGGGGGTCCGCGCTCTGCGCGCCGAGTTGCGCCGGCCGGGGTTTGATTGGGTCATCGACCTGCAGGGGCTGCTGAAGAGTGGCCTGCCCGCTGGGCTGACCGGTGCCCGGGTGCGCATCGGCCTGGGTTCCCGCGAGGGCAGCCAGTGGCTGATGACCCGCGTCGTCCCCCGGGGGGGCGATCCGGAGGAGATCGGTTCCGAGTACCGCTTTCTGGCGGAGCAACTGGATCTGCCGCTGGCGGACTTTGCCATGACCCTGGTCCCCGGGGCCGAGGACCGGGCCTGGGCCCGGGCCCTGATCGCGCGGGAGGGGTTGGCGGACGGCTATGTCGTCTGCTGCCCCTTCACCACCCGCCCCCAGAAGCACTGGTTCGAGGATCGCTGGGCCCGGCTGGCGGTGGAGCTGCATCGGGCTTTTGGCTGGCGGGTGCTACTGCTGGGAGGCCCCGGCGATACCGAGGCAGGAGCACGTATCCAGCGCCTGGCGGCGGCGGAACGGGTGGTGGCGGACGGGGCGGAGGTCGCCGAGGGGGCCCTGCCCCCACGGGAGCATGGTCCGGGGTTGATCAACCTGGCGGGGGCGACCAGCCTGCTCCAGGCCGCCGCCCTGATCGAGGCCAGTCGCCTGCTCATTGGCGTGGATACAGGGCTGAGCCACATGGGCATCGCCTTTGGCCGGCCCAGCCTGCTGCTGTTCGGCTCAACCTGCCCCTACCGGAAGACGGGCCGCGACAATGCCCGGGTGCTCTATCACCATCGGCCCTGCTCTCCCTGCAAGCGCCGGCCGACCTGTCAAGGCGCCTTCGATTGTATGCGGGATATCACGATTGCCGAGGTGCTGGCGGCGGCGCGGGACCTGCTTGAGGGGTCCCCATGA